From a region of the Primulina eburnea isolate SZY01 chromosome 7, ASM2296580v1, whole genome shotgun sequence genome:
- the LOC140835893 gene encoding uncharacterized protein, translating to MAENKDNQNELPRELPIREHFRPIINAHYSGIARGTIAANNFELKPALINMVQQNQFGGAATAYPHLHLRTFLEITDTVKMNGVPEELIRLRLFPFSLRDHARSWLQSLPLGSVTTWADLVTKFLSKYFPPAKSAQLKIDITNFRQREFEVLYEAWERYKELLRKCPNHGYADWVQIELFYNGLDGPTGGNVDAAAGGFGIDRTDCSDEQAMQSTSEVALVTAVEEPVMEEAQYINNRGFGGYRGNPPPNTYHPSLRNHENFSYANNKNVLNPPPGFNTQKREGKPSFEDLVGTFVTESGKRMARTESRLDNMETHMGNMGATMKSLETQIGQLANALKDQNRGQFPSNTEVNPREHCKAVTLRSGKEIGVQEPAEESVEVTVEEDEGKSESVGEEKVEELEKVLKPQPLPKVNLPYPQRFKKKGLDDQFAKFLEIFKKIHINIPFADALEQIPNYAKFIKDVMSKKRKLQEFETVKLTE from the exons atggctgaaaacaaaGACAACCAGAATGAGCTCCCTAGAGAGCTGCCAATCCGAGAACATTTCCGCCCTATCATCAACGCCCACTACTCTGGAATAGCTCGTGGAACTATTGCTGCTAATAATTTCGAGCTAAAGCCCGCACTCatcaacatggttcaacagaaccaattTGGAGGAGCAGCCACCGCATATCCCCATCTTCACCTCAGAACTTTTCTGGAGATCACGGATACGGTAAAAATGAACGGTGTTCCTGAAGAGCTTATTCGATTGCGCCTGTTTCCGTTTTCTCTTAGGGATCACGCAAGGAGTTGGCTCCAATCTCTACCACTGGGAAGTGTTACTACTTGGGCGGATTTGGTTACGAAGTTCTTGTCAAAATATTTTCCTCCTGCTAAATCTGCTCAGTTAAAAATAGATATAACCAACTTCAGGCAGAGAGAATTTGAAgtattatatgaggcatgggagcgaTACAAAGAGTTACTCAGGAAGTGTCCGAATCATGGCTATGCAGATTGGGTGCAGATTGAgttattttacaatggtttaGATGGGCCAACTGGAGGAAATGTGGATGCAGCCGCCGGAG GTTTCGGCATTGACCGCACAGATTGCAGCGATGAACAAGCCATGCAATCTACGTCTGAGGTAGCATTGGTGACTGCTGTGGAAGAGCCAGTTATGGAGGAAGCTCAGTACATCAACAATCGTGGCTTTGGAGGCTATAGAGGTAatcctccccctaatacttatcatccaaGTTTGAGGAATCATGAGAATTTCTCCTATGCAAACAACAAGAACGTGTTGAATCCCCCACCGGGATTCAATACACAAAAAAGAGAAGGAAAGCCATCTTTTGAAGATCTAGTGGGTACATTTGTGACTGAGTCTGGGAAGAGAATGGCGAGAACTGAGTCTCGTCTTGATAACATGGAGACACACATGGGCAACATGGGTGCCACGATGAAGTCCTTGGAAACACAGATTGGGCAACTAGCCAATGCTTTGAAAGATCAGAATCGAGGACAGTTTCCCAGTAATACCGAGGTGAATCCTAGGGAACATTGCAAGGCTGTCACACTGAGGAGTGGCAAAGAAATTGGTGTCCAAGAGCCTGCTGAAGAAAGTGTAGAGGTTACAGTTGAGGAAGATGAAGGAAAGAGCGAAAGTGTTGGAGAAGAGAAAGTAGAGGAACTTGAGAAAGTACTTAAACCACAGCCCTTACCGAAGGTGAATCTTCCATATCCACAGaggttcaagaagaaaggaCTAGATGATCAGTTTGCGAAGTTcctggaaattttcaagaaaatacacATCAACATCCCATTTGCCGATGCATTGGAGCAAATTCCCAATTATGCTAAGTTCATCAAGGATGTGATGTCCAAAAAGAGGAagcttcaagaatttgaaactGTAAAGCTGACCGAATAG